Below is a window of uncultured Cohaesibacter sp. DNA.
GTTCCTGTAGCTCATTTGGCGAAGATGCCACATCGCAAGCGTGTCTGGCCATCGCTGATGCTTGGCCGCAAGATGGAAAAGCGCTCAAGGGTACGCTGATTAGAGGTATTGCTCGCGTTTTTTATGGCAATCCGGAATGTGACATAGAGCGTATCAAGCGGATCTTGCGTGAACAGGACATCGGATCTCTGGCCACGCTGGCTGAGGCCATGCGGAAAATAACCGGTGGTTCTGCTGATATGGCTATCTCCAAAACCATTGTCGAAACGTACAATCGCGGCAAGCGGATAAATCTTCTTGTGTTGGATCCCTTGAAACGGAGCAGCCCGACTAATGAGGTGCTGTCATGATCTCTTGGCAAACACTCAAAGAAGATTATCCGGTGATCATGGCATTCATTGGCTCATTGCTATGGCTCATCTTCGCCTGTATCGGCTTCTTTAATGTCGTCAACTTTGTCTTTGATCTGGGGTGGATGTGATGACTGAACACCTTCAAGACCAAACTCTGGACACAGAGACAGCAAGGATGGTTGCCAATCAGGTGGATGAAACCATCAGCGAAGCACGCGATACGGTGGAGCATGTTGCAATCCTGAAGGCTTTTGCCGCTGCTGCTGTCTTTGGCTATGCGGAGATGACCTCCCTTGCTGACGCGGCCCGATGGCTCCGCCTATCGGCCGATTATGTTGATGGGCTTGCCGCTCGCCAGAAGGGAGATCTGAACTGATGCTTCTGCTTACTGAACTTCAGATCCGCTGCATTTTAATTCTTCAGCGAAGAACGGCTCTTCATTCTGCATCCAAAACAGGAACCATTGCCTGGGAACTCAACAAGACAAGGAAACAGGCTACGGATTGCCTTGTTCGGCTCTGCCGTAAGGGGCTGGTTTCTCATGCCGGATGGGGGCTTTGGAGCCTGACCGAAGCGGGTCAAAAATTCCAAACCGAGCTTCCACCGGGAGAATGAAATGTCAACCAGGCGAAAAGAACCGTCAGCAGACCTTTTCGCCTGGCGCGAGTGCGTGGAGATCGACGCGCAACGGAAGGCGCTTCAAAGGCGCATCAACAAGCTTTCTAAACACTCTCATAAACGGGTCGCGCTTCAAACTCGGATCCTCGATTTGACCACGCGGCTGTTGGAACTGGAGACAAGGCCATGAGTGCAATTCCAGCCATCCATGTTGGATTGAAACAATTGGGCATCATGGAAGATGATGCCCGTGACATCTATGAGCAGGTGACCGGTCAACGCTCTCTGCGCGCCATGAAACCCAATCAGCACGAGGCCGTACTCGGCGAGTTGCGCCGGTTGGGTTTTGCAAAGAAGAAAGACAAGACGGAACTCGCAGGAGACTATGCGCCAAAGCTTCGCGCACTTTGGCTCAGCGCATGGAACCTTGGCATTGTCCGTGATCGTCGTGACAGCGCGCTGCTATCCTTCCTCAAGCGTCAGACTGGCATCGAGCACACACGTTTCCTCTATTATCAAGATGATGCCCGCAAGGTCATTGAAGCCCTAAAAGGATGGATGGCTAGCAAAGCCGGCGTCGACTGGAGCATTAACCGGCTGATGCCAAGCTGGATGAATGATCCCCGGTTTCAGGTAGTGCGGGCGCAGGTGCTTATCCTGCAGGACAAGGGGGTTCTTGACCCTAGCTCAACTCCAAAGCAGCTCATTTCATTGCTCATCGGGCACGATGATCTCGACGACGTAACGTCCAAAGAGTGGGTCTCGTTTCAGAAGAAGCTCGGAACCAAGATCCGGAAGGAAATGAAGTCATGATCGACATCCTCGGTGGTCTTATTATCTTCCTTATTGGCATGATCTTGATGTTGAATGCGGCTTTCTCCGACAGGGCAACGTTTGGCTTCTTTGTGGCTTTGATTGGCTTTCTGATCGTCTTGGCGGCAGTCGGAGCAATGATCTTTGGCTGGATTGGCCTATGACCGATATCACCGAAGCCGTACCAGCCAATCTTGAGCCATTTGTAAAGGTGCTTGGCGAGGATCTCGCCATCACCTTCTTCTTGTCGTTTGGCGGTGCTCCGGTGTATCTTTCCTTGCGTCCTCAGGACAATGCGGACCTATCGCAGACAATCGGGCCCGACAATGTAAAGGCTCTTGCAGAAGAGCTCGGAGTGGGGCATTACTATAGGGTGCCGATCAACCGACGCTGGTTGGCTCAAGTCATGAGCCGGAATGGGGCCTCAGTTCTGGCCATTGCACGCAGGCTCCATGTCTCGGACGTGACGGTCCGAAAATACCTCTCCACAACGGACAAACGTCAGCTTTCCCTCTTCGAATAGCCTCTCTCGCAATACGGTTGTGACGGGTAATCCCTTGCGACTTTGCGCATTCTGGACCCAACTTAAACGAGGTCTGGAAACGGTATGTCTATTGTCGAGCAACTGATGGAAGGGGGAGGAAAGACAATTGATGTCACTCCTGTTCTCAAGGAATTCTCTGATCGTATTGGCTGCGACATTGCGCTTCTTCAGGCCATTCTTGAGGTGGAGAGCAACGGCGCCGACTATGACAGCCAGGGACGGCTGATCATTCTTCCCGAAAAGCATATTTTCTACCGCAAACTACCAAAATCTCTCAAGACCAAGGCATTGGCTTCAGGGCTTGCCGCTCGCAGTTGGAGCAAATCCAACTATAAGGGCCTAGGAGCCAAAGGCGATGACCGGCGTTGGGCTCTACTTTCCAAATGGAGCAAGGTAGACGAACAAGCTGCCTTGTTATCTGCCTCCTATGCAGCACCTCAGATCATGGGGTTCAACTACAAGATTTGCGGCTTTTCGTCGGTTACAGACTTCGTCTTGGCTTTATCAAAAAGCAGTGAGCAAACCTCCTCTGCCTTCCTTGCCTATCTTGAGAATTGTGGCCTTGCCGATGAATTACGCGACGGTGATGTTCCTGCCATCGTGCGTCGATACAATGGCTCTGGTCAGGTCGAAGCGTACTCTGCAAGGATCTATCGAGTTCTGGAAGAACTGAAATCTGATCATGCAGAAAAGCCCAAGAAATCGCCGACCCGCTTTTCGATGCTTCGCCTAGGATCGAAGGGCTATAGGGTGAAGGCTTTGCAGCAGAAGCTCTGCGAGCTTGGTTACCATGTCCAGCCAGACGGAGATTTTGGCCCGGCTACTCGCCGATCGATCGTTGCTTTCCAGATCGATAACGGCCTCAAGACAGACGGTCTCGTTGGCACCAAAACGCAGGCCGCCCTTGATCGCGCAGTTCCGATCGGCCAGCAGCCAGGCAATTCCCGGTCTGATTTGTCGGTAAAGGACCTGCGCAAGCAGGGCAGTCAGACAGTCAAGCAGGCTGATCATCTGACGCTTGGCGGGCTTATGGCGCTGCTGTTCGGCTCCGCAGGAGAGCTTTCCAATGTCCAGACTGATGGCTGGTTGAGCTTTGTGTCCAATCTCATCGGGGAGGCAAAGTCGCGACTTGGTCCCGTCTTTTCATTTGTCGATGACCATCGAACTGCCAGCCTCATTCTGGCCGGTCTGTTTCTGGTCTACGTTGCCCACCGGATCAAACAGCGCCGCCTGTCTGATGCAAAAGAGTGGAGACATGTCGGATGACCTTTATCGCGACCATTGTCAGCTACCTGGTCAAGCTTGGCCTTGGCGGTGTTATCGACAAGACGATTGCGCTCATGGAGCGCAAGGCAGAACTGGAGAACGACAAGGAAGCCCAACGCTCGGCAGTTGCAATTGAGCATTTGAAGGCGACTGTTGAAGAGACCAGGATTATTGCCGAACTCAACAAATCGAAGATGACCAACCTGTTCTTTTGGGTCTTCTGCTCGCTGTTCATTTTCCCGCTAGGCTTTTGGTGGACCGCCGTCATCATCGACAGTGTTTTTCATCTTGGTTGGCAGGTCGCCAACCTTCCTACGCAGGAAATGCGTGACTGGGCGGGGAGTATGATCAAATGGCTGTTCTACTCCGGTTCGGTTGGTGTTGCCCTCAAATTGCTAAAGTGAGCCGCTGGACGGCCAAGGATAATTGAATGTCGGCAGAAGACTTAAAACTGTGGCTTGCTATCGTGACCGGTTGCTTGGGGCTAGTTGTCTCAGCAATCGGTTATTTGCGTCAGCCGAGCAAAGACAATTCGGACAAGATCACCAAGCTTACGTCCAGCGTGGATGAACTCGACCGACGCGTTCAGTCCATTGAGGATGAAATCAAGCATCTCCCTGACAAAGAACAATCCCATAGTCTTGAGCTGACTATGACAAAGCTTTCAGGTCGACTTGATGCATTTGAAGAGAAGCTCAAGCCGATCGGCAGTATAGCTGACCGGCTTCAGGAATTCCTACTCGAACAGGCCAAACGATGAGCATGCAGCAATTGATGCGCGAAGAAGCGCGCCTTATCCTGATCAAATGTCTGGGTGAACAGGTTGATGAAACCCTCAATTCGTCCTTGCTCACCGAAGAGCTACGCACGTTTGGCATTCGCCGCCAGCGCGCGTGGGTTCATGATGAGCTGCGCTATCTGCGTGACATGGGTGCTGTGTCTCTGATCGAAGCAGGATCTGTGCTTGTCGCCAGCCTGACCGAAAAAGGCCGTATGCATCTGGACCGTGACATTGCCATTGAGGGTGTCAAACGTCCGTCCAGACCGGAGGCCTGACATGGCAAAGCGCAAGGGGCGTGGTCGTCTCTCGAAAATTGATCTGTTGCCGGAAGAATGCGACGAAGTCGTCTCCTGGGCTGCAAAGGAACTGGCCAGCCGGGACCGGACGCAATCGGACATCTACAAGGAATTCGAAGAGAAGCTTATCGCTATCCAAGGCGAATATGGCGTTGCGTTCGACATTCCATCCTTCACCTCTTTCAACCGATATTCCGTTCGCCTTGCTGAAGTCACTCGCCGTCTTGAGAGCACCCGAGAAATCGCGTCTTCGATCTCGGAACGCATGAACGCCGAGAGCTCAGACGAACTCACCATGATCGCGGCCGAAACCATCAAGACGTTGGTGTTCGAGCTTATGGCCCGTGCTGGCGAAGGTGGCATTGATCCGAAAGGAGCCATGCAATTGGCTGCGGCTCTCAAAGCGGCGACCCAAGCCCAGGGCGTTTCCACCTCTCGCCGACAGAAGGTCGAGGAACAACTCGCCGACAAGGCCAAAGAGGCTGTCCAGTCTGTCGTCAAGACTGGAGGGCTGTCAGACGAAGCAGCCAAAACCATTCTCGACAAGTTCCTCGGGGTGGCCAAATGAGCGGACCAATCTCAAAAGAAGAGTGGGCCAAAGCCAGACAGCTTTCCGAGGATGCCGTCCTTGAACGCATCTCCAAGCGCAAAGCTCTTTTGTCCTATCAGTCCCACACTGTGGAACTACTGGAGAGTGCCGGCTGTGAGGTTCTCTTCGTTGAGAAGTCGCGCCGGATCGGGCTCACCTGGGCTTGTGCTTCGTATGCTGTTCTGAAGGCTGCCAGAAAGAAGGAAGCAGGCGGTATGGACTTCATGTACATTTCCTATTCTCAGGAGATGACACGCGAGTTCATTGACGCTTGCGCTATGTGGTGCCGCGCTTTCTCCGAGGCTGCCATGGAAATGGAAGAGTTCCTTTTCGATGACAGTGATGCCAATGGCGAACGAGCCATTCAGGCGTTCCGCATCAAATTTTCATCCGGCTTTGAAATCGTCGGCCTGTCATCTGCCCCACGCACCCTGCGCGGCAAGCAGGGCGTGGTCATGATTGATGAGGCCGCATTCGTTGATAGCCTCGAAGAGCTTTTGAAAGCAGCTCTGGCCTTCCTCATGTGGGGCGGCCAAGTGATTGTCTGTTCAACCCATGACGGGTTCGATAACCACTTCAATGAACAGATACAGGATATCCTTGCCGGAAAGCAGGACTACAAGCACATCAAGATCACCTTTGATGACGCATTGCGCGAAGGGCTCTATGAGCGCATTTGCCTTGTCACAGGGAAAGAATGGTCGCCAGAACTCGAAGCCGACTGGCGCGCCAAGATCATCAAATTCTATGGCGCTGGTGCTGATGAAGAGCTCTTCTGCATTCCGTCCAGTTCATCAGGCACCTATCTTTCCCGCGCCCTGATTGTTGCCCGGATGAAAGAAGACATTCCGGTCATCCGATATTCTCCGCCCGAGGGATTTGTTGATTGGCCAGAAGATCTGCGCAAAGACGAGATTGAGGACTTTTGCAATGAGCAGCTCCTGCCACATCTTGAAAGGCTCAATCCGAAATGGAAATCGGGTTTTGGCCAGGACTTCGGTCGATCGGGCGACTTGTCCGTGATCCACCCGTTTCAGGTCCGTGTGGATCTCAGCCTTGCCTGTCCCTTCATTCTTGAGCTGCGCAATGTGCCATTCGAGGCCCAGAAGCAGATCGTGTTCTTCCTTTGGGATCATCTTCCCCGATCATCCCATGCCGCACTTGATGCTACGGGTAACGGGGCCTATTTGGCCGAAGTTTGCAGGCAGCAATTCGGTGCTTCCTTCGTCTCAGAAATCAAGCTCTCTCAATCCTGGTACATCCTCAATATGCCCAAGCTGAAAGCGGCCTTTGAAGATGGCCTTATCGAGCTTCCACGCGACGATGATATCCTGGCTGACTATCGATTGCTCAAGATGCACAAGGGTGTCGCCAAGGTTCCGGACGGTGCCCGCGTAATGGGTAGTGACGGGTTTGAACGACATGGCGATAGTGCTCCAGCTGGAGCACTTGCGGTCTTTGCAAGTGAGCAGGGCAGCGGTGAAGTGGGCGCAGGATCGAGCGGTGAACGTCCGAGTGCCAAGGCAAATCAGGATATAGGTAGCAGTCTCGGTTCCATTGAGACGCGCGCGGATCTGTCCACATTTACGAGGATGTGATGGCAAAGCTTGAGAAAAATGAAATCGCCACAGTTCTGAATGATCCATTCATTCCCAACTATACGGGTGTGTTGCAGCCGACTGATGAGGTTCTGCTAGCCCGAGGCGGTGCGGGTTCTCTGAAGATCTACGATGAGATCCGCCGCGATCCGCACGCCTATGCCGTCTTGTCCAAGCTTAAGCTGGAAGTCGTTTCGCGCGAATGGCAGGTGTTCAAGGCCTCGGACAGCGCGTTTGATATCAAGGTCGCCGATTTTGTCGAACGCCAATTGAAGGCCATCAACTTCGACCGATTGACCAAAGGGCTGCTGGGGGCAGTGCTAAAAGGCTTCTCTGTTGCCGAGATCATCTGGTATCTTGATGAGGGACAATGGAAGCCGCAAAAGGTCAAGGTGAAGAAACAACGCCGTTTCCGCTTCAATATGGAAGGCGAGCTTCGCATGCTGACCCGATCCAACACCATGGATGGAGAGGCTGTTCCAGATCGCAAATTCATCGTTCATCGCCATTCAATCGACGATGATGAAGATGATCCCTATGGCGTCGGCATTGGTTCTGTGCTGTTCTGGCCCGCATGGTTCAAGCGTCAGGTTCTGGCTCATTGGTTGCGCGGCACCGAGAAGCACGCCACGCCAACCACCAAGGCTCAATATGATGGCGGCTTCGATCAGACCAAGCAAGATCAACTGATTGCGGCTCTGCGCCAGATGGCCAATGACACCAATATCGTCATTCCCTCGACAGTCGACCTGTCCTTGCTGGAAAGCACAGGCAAGGGCGGGGGAGCCGAGTATGAAAAGCTGTCCCGCTATCTCGATGAGTTGATGAGCGAGGCCGTTCTCGGCGAAACGCTCTCGACCAATTCTGGCGAGCGTGGTGCGCGGTCCCTAGGCGAGATCCACAATGAGGTCCGCATCGCCATCGCCAAGGCCGCTGCCGATCTTGTCTGCGAAACCGTCCGCGACACATTGGTACGCTGGATGGTGGAGGCCAACTATCCAGGCGCGGCCATTCCCGAGGTCTGGCGAGATTTCTCGGAAGCTGAAGATCTCAACGCCAAGATCGAGCGCGATACCAAGATCAATGCCATGGGTTATGAGCCTGCCGATGCCGACTATATCAATGATACCTATGGTGGCTCATGGGTCAAGAAAGAGAGCGCTCCGGCAGTGGCACCGAACACTGATGCGGCTGCGCCAAGCTTTGCAGACTCAGAACCATCTGAGGCTGACCCGACCGGTTCACTGACCGATCAGATGGAGCAACTGGGCAATCAGACCATTGAGGATATGCTCTCTGCCATCCATACCGAGTTCGAAGAAGCGAGGTCTTATGAAGATCTCTCGTTGCGCCTTGCGCGGCTTTCCAATGAACTGGGCATTGGAGATCTTGCAAGCCTTATGGAGCAGGGGATCCTTCTTTCCCGGCTTGAAGGTCATGACAGCGTGATGTCCGATGGCTGATCAACTCCCTTTCCAGGAAGCGATCGACTTCTTTGCGGGCAAGGTCAATCTGCCGACGAAACGCTGGAACGATCTTCGCCATGCAGCCCATGTGCACTCCTTTTCGGTTGCCGGTGTCACTCGCCTTGATATGCTTGCCGACTTTCGGGCTGCCATGGAGAAGGCAAGGCGCGAAGGAACGGGGTTCAACGAGTTCCAGAAAAGCTTCAATGAGATCGTCGACCGAACCGGCTGGACCTTCAACGCGAGAGGCGAGACAGATCTCGAACGCCGCGCTTGGCGCGCCCGGATCATCTACAAAACCAATATGCGCACGTCCTATATGGCGGGGCGCTACAAGCAGCTGACCGATCCGGATGTCCTCAAATATCGCCCCTATTGGCAGTATAAGCATTCAGGTGCTCTTCACCCGCGGCAGCTTCATCTCTCCTGGGATGGCATAGTCCTTCTGGCAACGGATCCGGCATGGAGCTATATGTTCCCGCCAAATGGCTGGGGCTGCGGCTGCGATATCGTGGCACTCTCCAAACGTCAGCTAAAGGCTCTGGGCAAGGATGGTCCCGATCAGGCTCCGGTTCTTACTCCATATTTGCAAGAAGATCCGCGCACCGGTCAGATGGAAATGCGCATTCCAGGCATTGATCGGGGCTGGGAATATAATGTGGGCGAAGAGTGGCTTCATGGCATCGTGCCTGTCGAATTGAGAACACCGCTCAATCCGCTTGATGAAGGACAGCCATCACAGGATCTGCCTGCCATGCCAGCCGCTTCCAAGGCCAAGAAATCGGACCTCATGGAAACCGGCCTTGATCCTCAAAGCTATGTCGACGCCTTTTTGAGTGCCTTTCAAATGGATCAGGAGGGCGGGTATTACCGGGATGTCTCTGGTGGTATAATCACCCTTGGCCGTTCGATGTTTGAGATGAGGTCTGCCGATGGTGAAGTGCTCGGCCTCAAGGCTGACAAACGCGGCAGGGGAGCTTACACCCTGTTGTTGGCCGATGCCGTCAAAGATCCAGATGAAATCTGGGTGGACTGGGTGACAGTCAAAAGCGGGGTCGCTTTGCGCAGGGCCTATCTCAAGCGGGTGTTGCTACCAGATGGCCGGGCACTGTTCGTGCGCTTTGAGTGGACATCCAAAGGGTGGACTGCCGTCACCGGGTTTGACACCGATGATGCCTATATCGCCAATTTCAGGAGAGGGGCTCTGCTCTTCAGGCGGACATGACAAAACGCGCTGGAGGTCGGACAGCGCGCTTCACACCGATCTACGGAGGGCCTCCGACGGCCTCGACCGGATACCAATAATATAATCGAGACGATGGAGTAAATCAAATGGCTGCAGCAACTCTGACGATCAAGGACGATGAGGTCAACGCAGCGCTCCAACGCCTCTATGATGCCGTTGGCGATATCACTCCGGCGCTCAAGAATATCGGCGAGGAAGAGGCGGATGTCACCCGTGATCGGTTTTCTGAGGAGGTCGATCCCTGGGGCCGAGCCTGGGCGCCGCTCAATCCGCTCTATCAGAAGACCAAGAAGGGGCCGGGCATCCTGCGTGGACAGACAAGGGATCTATCGACCATCATCTGGCAGCTGGCCAGTGAACAGTCTGTCGAGATTGGATCAAGCGTCATTTACGCCCGCATTCATCAAGAGGGCGGGGTCATCAAGGCAAAGAATGCAGCTGCTCTTGTCTTCTCGATGGGAGGTCAGACCTTCAAGCGTAAATCAGTCACCATCCCGCAACGCCAATTCCTCGGTTTCAACGACGAGAGCCGGGCGAGAGCACTTGCCATTGTCGAGGATTTTCTTGATGCAGCCTATCAAGGCGGATAATGCCCTTATTTTTGCTCTGAGGGCTTTTTTCACCTCCAACGTCCGCACTATCGTAAAAATCGCAGATTACGCTGTACGGCTTTTGAAGACCTTTCAAATTTGATCCTGTTTGGACTTGTCAGGGGAGATTGGCGGGATTATCGTTTGAATGGTCAAATTCTACTGACCAGACCACAAATCAGCGTTTCTATCTCAACACGCTAGAGAATGTTTAGGCCGATCCCATGCGGGCATTATCGGTCGCATGAAAACATTCGAAATCTTCCGCTCCGGTACCCATACCACATCCAAAGGCCAGACGCTATCGTTTAGCCAAGGAGACCTCGACGCGATTGCGTCCGGTTACAATGCGGAAACGCACCAGGCTCCGATCGTCATCGGCCACCCAAAACAGGATGCCCCGGCATATGGCTGGGTCAAGAGCGTTTCCGTTCGCGGTGACCGACTGGTCGTCGAGCCGGACCAACTCAATGCTGAATTCGCAGATCTGGTCAAGGACGGAGCGTTCAAGAAAGTTTCCGCAGCCTTCTATGCCCCCAAATCAGCAGGCAATCCGACGCCCGGTCAGTATCATCTGCGCCATGTCGGTTTCCTTGGCGCGCAGCCTCCTGCAGTCAAAGGCCTCAAGCCGGTCGAATTCGATGAGGGTGATGCCATCATCATTGAATTTGCCGAGGGCGATTTGGCCTTCCGCAATGCCTGGGCGTTTGAAAACCTCGCCGGGCTCTTTCGTCGCCTTCGGGACTATTTCATCGAGACGACCGATCTCGACACTGCCGACAAGCTTTTGCCCGATTGGCAGATTGGAAGCCTTGAGCAGGGCGCTGCTGATTTACGAGCCGAAGGGCGCAACAAGGAAGTCGCTCCGGCATTTTCCGAACCCCAAACCGAACCAAAGGATGACGACATGTCCGGTGCTGATGAGGCACGGCAGGCGGCACTTGATGTGCGCGAAGCCGAGCTCAAAGAACGTGAGGCGAAACAGGCCGCCCGCGAAACCGAATTTTCCGAAGCGGAACAGAAGCGACAGTCTGATGAAGACGCAGCTTTCGTTGCTGACATCGTGAAAGCAGGCCGCTTGCCTATTGGCCTGCAGGCAACAGCCACCGCGCTCTTTGCTGAGCTTGGCGATGAGGAAATCACCTTCTCGGAAGGTGATGCCGAGGTCAAATCCTCGCCGCGCACGGCCTTCAAGGAGATCCTTGAAAAACTGCCTGTTGCCATGTCGACCGGCGAGATCGCCACTGGCGACGGTCCTGATTTTTCCGATCCGGACTATGTCACCACGGCCATCGAGGCAGAAATCAAACGGGCAGCCGACGCTGGAGAGAAAATCTCGGGAGCCACTGCCGCCATGCGCCTTCAGAAGCGCTGATCGAACCATAGGGAAAGCCAAATCATGATCCCCTCCGTGAAAACTTTCATCGCAGTTGGCGCTCTTGTTCATCGCCAGCTTGTTGCCTTCACCGCCAATGATGGCGAGGTCACCGGCGCTACTGGCGACACTGACGTCCTTGCCGGTGTCGTCGATTTCCCTTCCGGGGCTGCTGATGGTGAGCGTGTCGACGTGGTGATCTTCGGTCCTGCAGAAGTGATCTGCGGCGGAGACATCACGCCAGGCGCAGCTTTCACTTCTGACGCCAATGGCGCTGCTGTGGCGGCTGCTCCAGTAGCTGGAGCAAACGCCTACACGGTCGGCATGCTTCTGGCCAATGCCGCGAGCGGCGATTATGCGCGGGCCTTTGTGCAGCGCGGTTCAATGACCGGCGCTGCTTAAGCCCGATCCAACCCATCAATCTGATTGATCCAGGAGCAAAATATGTCCGGACAGCCCTTTCCCGTCGATCCCGTCCTTGTTGGCATCGTTCGGGCTTATAAAAACGGTACGTTAGTCGCCGATCAGGTCGCCCCAATTCTCGCGCCGAGCCTGCCCAAAGAGCAATTCAAGTGGTGGCTTTTTAGTTTGGCGCAAATGATCACTTTGCATGACACCAAAGTCGGCCGCAAAGGCGAACCAACCACCGTTGAATTCAACGCGGAAGAAAAAGAAGCCAGCACCGAAGACTTCGGTCTCGATGACCTGATCCCAATCGCTGACGGGCAGAATGCTCCAGCAGGCTACGATCCGCGCGCTTTTGCTGCCGAGCGTCTGATGGATCTGGTTTTGCTTGATCGCGAGGTCCGTGTCGCTGAAATGGTCTTCGATGCTGATGTGTATGCGGATACCAACAAGGAAACCGTTGCTGCGGCTGACAAATGGAATGCAGCTGACAGTACGCCAATCACTCAGTTCGCAGAAGCGGCCGACACCATGATCATGCGGCCCAACAACGCGGTCATGTCCCGGTCTGCCTGGACAGCACTTCGGACCAACGCGAGTGTTCTGCGTGCTCTTACCCCATCTGGTGCAGGAGACGGCTATGCCGCCAAGCGCGCCGTTGCTGATCTCCTCGAACTCGATGACATCATCATCGGTGAAGGCTGGGTCAACTCCGCCAAACCAGGGCAGCCTGTCCAGCGTGTTCGCGTCTGGGGCAACAACTGCACCCTGTTCCACAAAGCCCCACTGGCAACAAGTATGGCAGCCACTCCGACCTTTGCCTGGACTGCACAGTTCGGTGAACGCGTATCGGGTTCCATCCCGGAACCAAAAGTCGGTCTGCGCGGTGCTGATCGCGTCCGCTCCGGCATGAGCGTCAAGGAAGTGATTGCGGCTCCGGAACTCGGTTATTTCTTCGAAGGCGTCATCTGACGAGGTGCCATGACGAACGAGTAGCGCCCTTTGCAGAAATGTGAGGGCGCCACTCCCCCAATCTGAAGCAATCCTAAATCCACCTGATATAGAGAGAGGCTTATCATGGCCGCCCGTAGTACATCCAAATCGAAGACCTCCGCTGCCGATAGCAAGTCAGATGCAACCACTGACGAGACTATCAAATCAAAGGCCCCCTCTACCAATGATGCGCCCGATGAGAATGGCACTTCTGGTGATGTTTCGATCGCAGAGAAGTCTGAAGCCTCCGCTGATGCCGGTGCAAGCAATGAAGACCTAAGTGCGGAACTGGATGCACGTCAGGCTGAACTACAAAAGCGTGAAGCCGCCATCGTCGAGAAAGAAGCC
It encodes the following:
- a CDS encoding regulatory protein GemA, yielding MSAIPAIHVGLKQLGIMEDDARDIYEQVTGQRSLRAMKPNQHEAVLGELRRLGFAKKKDKTELAGDYAPKLRALWLSAWNLGIVRDRRDSALLSFLKRQTGIEHTRFLYYQDDARKVIEALKGWMASKAGVDWSINRLMPSWMNDPRFQVVRAQVLILQDKGVLDPSSTPKQLISLLIGHDDLDDVTSKEWVSFQKKLGTKIRKEMKS
- a CDS encoding N-acetylmuramidase domain-containing protein produces the protein MSIVEQLMEGGGKTIDVTPVLKEFSDRIGCDIALLQAILEVESNGADYDSQGRLIILPEKHIFYRKLPKSLKTKALASGLAARSWSKSNYKGLGAKGDDRRWALLSKWSKVDEQAALLSASYAAPQIMGFNYKICGFSSVTDFVLALSKSSEQTSSAFLAYLENCGLADELRDGDVPAIVRRYNGSGQVEAYSARIYRVLEELKSDHAEKPKKSPTRFSMLRLGSKGYRVKALQQKLCELGYHVQPDGDFGPATRRSIVAFQIDNGLKTDGLVGTKTQAALDRAVPIGQQPGNSRSDLSVKDLRKQGSQTVKQADHLTLGGLMALLFGSAGELSNVQTDGWLSFVSNLIGEAKSRLGPVFSFVDDHRTASLILAGLFLVYVAHRIKQRRLSDAKEWRHVG
- a CDS encoding DUF2730 family protein; this encodes MSAEDLKLWLAIVTGCLGLVVSAIGYLRQPSKDNSDKITKLTSSVDELDRRVQSIEDEIKHLPDKEQSHSLELTMTKLSGRLDAFEEKLKPIGSIADRLQEFLLEQAKR
- a CDS encoding DUF3486 family protein, with translation MAKRKGRGRLSKIDLLPEECDEVVSWAAKELASRDRTQSDIYKEFEEKLIAIQGEYGVAFDIPSFTSFNRYSVRLAEVTRRLESTREIASSISERMNAESSDELTMIAAETIKTLVFELMARAGEGGIDPKGAMQLAAALKAATQAQGVSTSRRQKVEEQLADKAKEAVQSVVKTGGLSDEAAKTILDKFLGVAK
- a CDS encoding DUF935 family protein yields the protein MAKLEKNEIATVLNDPFIPNYTGVLQPTDEVLLARGGAGSLKIYDEIRRDPHAYAVLSKLKLEVVSREWQVFKASDSAFDIKVADFVERQLKAINFDRLTKGLLGAVLKGFSVAEIIWYLDEGQWKPQKVKVKKQRRFRFNMEGELRMLTRSNTMDGEAVPDRKFIVHRHSIDDDEDDPYGVGIGSVLFWPAWFKRQVLAHWLRGTEKHATPTTKAQYDGGFDQTKQDQLIAALRQMANDTNIVIPSTVDLSLLESTGKGGGAEYEKLSRYLDELMSEAVLGETLSTNSGERGARSLGEIHNEVRIAIAKAAADLVCETVRDTLVRWMVEANYPGAAIPEVWRDFSEAEDLNAKIERDTKINAMGYEPADADYINDTYGGSWVKKESAPAVAPNTDAAAPSFADSEPSEADPTGSLTDQMEQLGNQTIEDMLSAIHTEFEEARSYEDLSLRLARLSNELGIGDLASLMEQGILLSRLEGHDSVMSDG
- a CDS encoding PBECR2 nuclease fold domain-containing protein; this encodes MADQLPFQEAIDFFAGKVNLPTKRWNDLRHAAHVHSFSVAGVTRLDMLADFRAAMEKARREGTGFNEFQKSFNEIVDRTGWTFNARGETDLERRAWRARIIYKTNMRTSYMAGRYKQLTDPDVLKYRPYWQYKHSGALHPRQLHLSWDGIVLLATDPAWSYMFPPNGWGCGCDIVALSKRQLKALGKDGPDQAPVLTPYLQEDPRTGQMEMRIPGIDRGWEYNVGEEWLHGIVPVELRTPLNPLDEGQPSQDLPAMPAASKAKKSDLMETGLDPQSYVDAFLSAFQMDQEGGYYRDVSGGIITLGRSMFEMRSADGEVLGLKADKRGRGAYTLLLADAVKDPDEIWVDWVTVKSGVALRRAYLKRVLLPDGRALFVRFEWTSKGWTAVTGFDTDDAYIANFRRGALLFRRT
- a CDS encoding phage virion morphogenesis protein, with amino-acid sequence MAAATLTIKDDEVNAALQRLYDAVGDITPALKNIGEEEADVTRDRFSEEVDPWGRAWAPLNPLYQKTKKGPGILRGQTRDLSTIIWQLASEQSVEIGSSVIYARIHQEGGVIKAKNAAALVFSMGGQTFKRKSVTIPQRQFLGFNDESRARALAIVEDFLDAAYQGG
- a CDS encoding peptidase; translated protein: MKTFEIFRSGTHTTSKGQTLSFSQGDLDAIASGYNAETHQAPIVIGHPKQDAPAYGWVKSVSVRGDRLVVEPDQLNAEFADLVKDGAFKKVSAAFYAPKSAGNPTPGQYHLRHVGFLGAQPPAVKGLKPVEFDEGDAIIIEFAEGDLAFRNAWAFENLAGLFRRLRDYFIETTDLDTADKLLPDWQIGSLEQGAADLRAEGRNKEVAPAFSEPQTEPKDDDMSGADEARQAALDVREAELKEREAKQAARETEFSEAEQKRQSDEDAAFVADIVKAGRLPIGLQATATALFAELGDEEITFSEGDAEVKSSPRTAFKEILEKLPVAMSTGEIATGDGPDFSDPDYVTTAIEAEIKRAADAGEKISGATAAMRLQKR